Below is a window of Syntrophomonas wolfei subsp. wolfei str. Goettingen G311 DNA.
GCCATGCCGGAGTGAAATCCTGCAAAGGCTCGCTGCTATGGATGCGCTGGAAGAGGTATTTGCCTTAATTGACGCCTCTATAAATGACGAGGCCCCGCTAGGGATAAAAGAAGGCGAATTGATAAAAACTGGTTACAAGCAGGAAATTGACGAGTTGCGAGAACTATCCCAAGAGGGTTCGAATTGGCTGGTGGAATTTGAAAACCGGGAAAAGCAGCGAACTGGGATAAAAAACCTCAAAGTCGGCTTCAATAAAGTTTTCGGCTACTATATAGAAATCACTAAATCCAACCTCTCCCTGGCACCAGCCGACTACCACCGCAAACAAACCCTGGTCAACAGCGAACGCTTCATTTCCGATGAATTAAAACAATACGAAGAAAAAATCTTAGGCTCCCGGGAAAGGCTTTATTCCCTGGAGTACCAGGAGTTTATAAAAATAAGAGAAGCCCTTATTCCCTATTTACCCCGGGTAATGGAGACCGCCCATGCCATAGCGATTCTGGATGTTTTACAGGGACTGGCGGAAGTGGCCTACCAAAACAACTACATTCGACCGGAAATAGATAATAGTGGTAAGATAAGAATAAGGGCGGGACGACATCCGGTGGTGGAAAAGGCCTTGCGCGAAGCCCGTTTCGTTCCCAATGACTTGCAGCTTGACCGGGATAAGGCTCGTTTTGCCATTATTACCGGTCCCAATATGGGAGGCAAGAGCACCTTTATGCGCCAGGCGGCCCTCTTGGTGCTCATGGCCCAGATGGGCAGCTTTATTCCGGCGGAAGAAGCCCGGATCGGTCTGGTGGATAAAATCTTCACCCGGGTGGGGGCTTCCGATGACCTGGCCGCCGGTCAGAGCACCTTTATGGTGGAAATGATAGAGGTCGCCAATATCTTAAACAACGCCAGTGACAATAGCCTGGTAATCCTGGATGAAATAGGACGGGGAACCAGCACTTATGATGGATTGAGCATTGCCCAGGCCGTAAGCGAGTATCTTTTGGAAAACAGCCGGAGCAAGGTTCTTTTTGCCACCCATTATCATCAACTTACCCGCCTGGCGGAAAAACTGCCGGGGATCATAAACCTCAGTGTCTCCGTTAAAGAAACCGGCAATACGGTGGTTTTTTTGAAAAAGGTTTTACCGGGAAAGGCGGATAAAAGTTATGGATTGCATGTGGCGCGTTTGGCCGGATTGCCGGAAAAGCTTATTATTAGAGCAGAGGATATTCTGCAGGGTTTGGAAAAGAATAAGGACAGCCGGCCCGCACCTACTCTGCTCCAACCCTTGCTCTTTAGTGACAGCCATCCCGTGGTGGACGAGCTTAAACAGCTGCATATCGATGACTTGAGCCCGCGGGAGGCCTTGCAATTATTGTATCAATGGCAGAAAATGCTTGATGATAAATAAATGAGGAGGTGAGGCAAATGTTGATTGGGATCGATGTTGGTGGCACATACACTGACGGAGTTCTCTTTAAGCAAGGTACCATTATAGCTACGATAAAAAAACCTACTGATGATATTAATCTGAAAAGCACCTTGCTGGAGGTGCTGGATGAACTGCTGCCCAGTGCTGAAGGACAGAAGATAGAACGGATAGTTTTCAGTACCACCCTGGTAACCAATCTCCTGGCCACCGGCCGGGGGGAAAGAACCGCTCTTATTATGCTGCCGGGTCATGGCTTACCTCATGATGCCTATGATATCTGTCCGGATATCTTTTTTGCCCGTGGTACCGTGGACTTTCGAGGTAATGTTATTGAAAAGCTGGATCAGAAGGAAATCGATGATATCCTGGCCCGGATTGCTGCCGCGGGTATCAAGCGGGTGGCGGTAGCGGCCAAGTTTGCCAATCGCAATGATGTCCTGGAAAGAGAGATTCAGAGTAAATTGGCTGCCAGCTATCCTGATATATCCGTTTCCCTTAGTTCCGAAATATCCAACAAGCTGAATTTTCCCCGCCGGGCAGCAACTACCTATTTTACCGCTATGACGGTAAAGGAATGGATGCGATTTGCGGCGGAAATCGATCAGGCCATAACAGAGAGGGGTCTTGACAGCGAGGTACATATACTGAAAGCCGATGGAGGTACCTTTAGCCTGGATACCTCGTTCCGGAGACCCTGTGAAACCGTTTTTTCCGGCCCTGCTGCCAGCACCATGGGTGGGTTGGCTTTGAGCCAGCCGAATCTTAATTCCGTGGTTTTAGATATTGGCGGTACTACTTCAGATATCGCCTTGATAATAGCCGGTGCTCCCCTCTATGCTTCCAAGGGAGCACGACTGGGTAAGCAATATACCCATATAAACGCTTTCGCGGTAAATTCAGTAGCCCTGGGAGGGGATAGCTGCCTGGACTATGATGGGGAAATAAGAGTACAAAACTTCCGCCGGGGAGCAGCCGCCTGCTTCGGGGGGGATTATCCCACCGTTACGGATGCCTTTAACTGCAAGATGGATTTGGGGATAGGAGACGCTGGCCAATCCGCGGAAAAACTGCAGCAACTGGCGAGCAAAGCAGGAATAGAATCTTCCGAGCTTTGCCACCAGGTAGTCAATATAGTCATAGAACGACTGGTAGCCAGTATAGAAGCTATGTTCCGGGAATGGGAAAACGAGCCGGCCTACAAGGTCTGGGAAGTGGTGAACCGGCGCAAGTTCAAGTTAGATCAAATAATCGGTATAGGAGCGGCGGCCACCGCCATTGTTCCTCAGGTAGCCGCCAGAATGGAGGTAGACTCATTCCTGCATGACTATTCTCCAGTAGCCAATGCCCTGGGAGCAGCCGTGGTTAGACCCACCCTGGCTGTGGAATTGCATGTAGATACCCCCAATAATTTCTTCTCCGTTGGTCCGGGAGGGATAAGAGGAAGCCTTAATGACCGGGGAGGAATGCAATTGGGAGATGCTAAAAATATGGCCCGGCAATACCT
It encodes the following:
- the mutS gene encoding DNA mismatch repair protein MutS, whose translation is MADYTPMMQQYLQIKEEQQDAILFFRLGDFYEMFFEDARIASRELEIVLTARDGGAGSKIPMCGVPYHSVDNYLARLINRGYKVAICEQVEDPREAKGIVKREVTRIVTPGTIIEEQLLDQAKNNFLAAVEEEPLCTGIAYIDISTGEFWLSEIAGENARSRVESEILRISPAECLLAGSGSLTGSWEEEWLRQQNITLTVWDELPLSLERAESLLLRQLQVASLESFGLKSYSAGIKAAARIIAFLEETQKTSLQHIKSLRCYSSDNFLEMDFYSRRNLELTATLREGKREGSLLSILDESRTAMGKRLLRRWIEQPLREAGEIEERLDAVDELKNTLSLRTELTPLLSRINDLERLGGKIGASVASPRDLLGLKSSLAVINDIKKALQPCRSEILQRLAAMDALEEVFALIDASINDEAPLGIKEGELIKTGYKQEIDELRELSQEGSNWLVEFENREKQRTGIKNLKVGFNKVFGYYIEITKSNLSLAPADYHRKQTLVNSERFISDELKQYEEKILGSRERLYSLEYQEFIKIREALIPYLPRVMETAHAIAILDVLQGLAEVAYQNNYIRPEIDNSGKIRIRAGRHPVVEKALREARFVPNDLQLDRDKARFAIITGPNMGGKSTFMRQAALLVLMAQMGSFIPAEEARIGLVDKIFTRVGASDDLAAGQSTFMVEMIEVANILNNASDNSLVILDEIGRGTSTYDGLSIAQAVSEYLLENSRSKVLFATHYHQLTRLAEKLPGIINLSVSVKETGNTVVFLKKVLPGKADKSYGLHVARLAGLPEKLIIRAEDILQGLEKNKDSRPAPTLLQPLLFSDSHPVVDELKQLHIDDLSPREALQLLYQWQKMLDDK
- a CDS encoding hydantoinase/oxoprolinase family protein, whose product is MLIGIDVGGTYTDGVLFKQGTIIATIKKPTDDINLKSTLLEVLDELLPSAEGQKIERIVFSTTLVTNLLATGRGERTALIMLPGHGLPHDAYDICPDIFFARGTVDFRGNVIEKLDQKEIDDILARIAAAGIKRVAVAAKFANRNDVLEREIQSKLAASYPDISVSLSSEISNKLNFPRRAATTYFTAMTVKEWMRFAAEIDQAITERGLDSEVHILKADGGTFSLDTSFRRPCETVFSGPAASTMGGLALSQPNLNSVVLDIGGTTSDIALIIAGAPLYASKGARLGKQYTHINAFAVNSVALGGDSCLDYDGEIRVQNFRRGAAACFGGDYPTVTDAFNCKMDLGIGDAGQSAEKLQQLASKAGIESSELCHQVVNIVIERLVASIEAMFREWENEPAYKVWEVVNRRKFKLDQIIGIGAAATAIVPQVAARMEVDSFLHDYSPVANALGAAVVRPTLAVELHVDTPNNFFSVGPGGIRGSLNDRGGMQLGDAKNMARQYLLDMCREQGMESYASESSFYMEEQFNIISGWSRSGKIFDVGIQIAPGFISEYKGVSS